The genomic stretch AATTATCTTTGAAAGACACGGCACTTGAAGCCATTTACATATTCACTGCCAAAAAGTGATTTgacagcagttttaatttttcagagATTCATCTGCATATTTAGCTAATGAGACTAGAATATTTTATCCTTACCTAAAACTTTAGTGTCaacactacaaaacaaaaaatttacagaaatatgaCTGTTTTTaggaaacaaaagtaaaatcttaCTTAGTAATATCATCAGAAACAAACTATTGCTAGCTTGAACTCTGCACCACTTCTCCGATACTGATAACAACTGATAATAACTGAAATGCgatgaaacattttcttaacaTACTACCCTTTTGCCTCCAAGGCAACAACCACCGttgcacacccacccacacatgcaGGCATACCATTAAAAGGCAAATATGAAAACACTTATTCTCCCATTCAATTATCAAGGAGTTTTGTGAATGGCAACTCCATGCAATTTGCTGAAACATACACTGCAAACAACTTGTTTATGTCACACATTAATGTGTATACTCAGTATGGTTGATGCTGGTAGGCAAGTTGTACAGCATAGAATACATcacaacatatatacatatgtatatacataacTGCCAGTAAAATTGAATAAGTTAACAGAATTGCACATTAGGTTACAATCTGAACACCATAATGTTCCAAAATAGATTTAGTACTTCTTTTACTCTCATTCTGCACAAAGCACAAGTCAATCAACAGAGCagaaagttaattaaaaaccaaaaaaaaaaacctttacaaCTCAATAAGCAATCATGATGGAACAGAGAAGAATaattttacacataaaaaaaggCCAACCTACTTAGAGAAGTATGTATGCGCgcacttgtatgtgtgtgtaagtgcacACCTGTACATGTAGCACACTTTCTTCATATGAATGAGTAATGACCTACACTCAGATGCTGCCACTAAGACGAAGATCTCTTCTCCACTAACTTCAGACCTGTCACTGTTGAAAGGTTGTGAATGGTTttcataaacatgatttttcatgtctttgacCTTACCCCATCATCAACATTACTGCATGTCTATAACAGCAGAACCTGGTAGATTGTCAATTACGATGCAACATCAAGGTTAGAAAAGTAATACAAAACTGTAAGCAATTCTAATGTTTGATGTGTACAAAACACCTCCACCCACATAGAGTATTTACAATGTGCGACAGAcagcaactaaaaataaaattggacTACTTTTAGCTGCAAAATCTATGTTCATGTCTGCATCATGCATTTCTGCTGTTACATTTGGAACTGCAAGGACGGTCTGTGCTGTGCTGCCAGCACCTTTATACTCTGCCTGAAATGCTGACAACTAGACATTCTATGGTCCTGAAAAGGTTCTTGCAACATGTTAAGATACCATACCTTCTAAAAACTTGGTGAAAGGTGAACATAAAAAAGTAGACATGCAACCGCAATCTTTACAGgtagaaaactgaaaattaaaaaaaataataactgaacTCAAGATTCAGCTCCAAACTGAGCAACAAATCAAAAAGGAGCTGATCTGCAAAACTAAATACAGCCATTCAATGCGGCGGCCAAGGCAAGCTCACCTGCGCAAGATCTCTGAACTTGTATGAAAGCCCTTAATTTGGGATAATTACAGCAAATGTTCAggcttttgaaatattttgattttatgtaGGCCTGGTTAATGATAACAGAATTATGCATACTTTAAGATAGAATAATACCTTAAACGATACCTTTacactagattttttttttgtttgtttagtgacCATAGTAAGATTATTGCTGAAGTAAAGCAAAAACATTTGAACAGCAAACTTTTAgtcatctgttttattattagaatGATAATGTCCTATCCAGTGCAAATTATTCTGATGACTGCATTAACATCTGAGTTATGTATACTCAATTACCCAGATAAGAATGCAGTGCTCTCTAAATAACACAAAGTGAGGAAAGCACAACATTTAtctttactttatatttttattgcagcCACTCTTTGATTTTAGGAAAGATGTTGATGTTCCTGTGTTTCATTTGACAGCTAATGTCTCACAAGGTGCCTTAATTCTGCACTATTTCTGATAATGTAATGTGTAACAGCTATATACATTTTCTGAAATGGCCTTCgaaaataagtttatttattaacaaaCTGATGTTGTCTACTCAAACAATTTAGACCCAGACAGATTAATATTAAATGAAGTCCTCTAGTCCTCTAGTGTTAAACTAATCTTGTGACCTGTAACTTCAAATTGTTCTGATTTTTAACAAATCCACTTTACAAGGACAAATTCAGATGAGGACACTTAACTGAGATTAGAGGGTGTATATCAGATTACTTGAAATTTGTTTCCCCATTTTCTTTGGCAAACAACATAAGAAATACAACATGTATCACAGAATGTTAAATGTACAGCAGCATCAGGTTGgcacataaagaaaacaaagcacagCACCTTACACTTACAGAAGACAATGCACACCCAATGcatgagaaatattatttacagttattGCACTTTCCTCAAATATGGAGTGAAAATTAGGTGTGCGTGCAACTGTTTGCCCTTGTACAACCAAATAAGATGGGTCAGAGAAAAGAGGAATTGTTTAGTGGTAAACAAGTATGTGACACAGGAGTGTGGTCCTCATGCCAAAATGCATCTTTAACCATTCTGTGTATTGGACTGACTCAGGTCTTTAGACATGAGACTATATATCAATACAAAGGCTTACAAATAGGCAATATGGTTACACACTCCAAGACTTCACAAACGGGACACACAAGAAAGAAGAGCAGAAAGGATGAGGTGCAAGGTAACTGGAAGACAGTGATGAGAGTCACAGTCATGGTAGTCGTGGGGTTGGGGGGGTGGTGTAACCCCACTTAGTTaatttctctaaaaaaaatctttgtttagaAAAACGAGGAGGTGggatgaggaagaaaaagaaagacaggttGGCAGGCAGCTGAAAGAGACTTTGTGAATGCATGACTAAGCCATAAAGCCTGAGATTAAGAAAATGAACAACTGTTTTCAACCAAATTCAGCCAAAAATaagcagaagagaagaaagcagCCTGAAAAGGGAGGCAAGCAATGACCAGGAGAAGCAAGGTAAATCGTGGcaggtggtggtagtggtggtggtcaGTGTTTAAAAATGGCCCATTCGCCATGAATGCCAGACAGCAGTCTCACTTTTTTGCGTGTGCCACTCAAAAATTCCTTGTACTGGTCCGAGCGGAGATAGCGGCTGTAGCTGTCACTCTTCATCAACTTGAATATATGATCCTGCCAACAAAACTGTTCCTTTCAGCATGACAGATTTTCCATATTCTAAAGCCTGCAGGCTTTCTTCATAAAATGAAGACTAGTAGTatgaaattgaaaaataaaaataaagcattacaTGAAATGGCAACTGAAGTAGAGGCAAGTTTTAACTGTTAACTTGGAAGATTTTACAAAGTAAGCAAATACTATCTAATATGGTGGCTTTGATTTTACACACATCAACACCTAAGATACAAGCAGAGCTTGATTCTGGCCATCTCACCTGTGCCTCCTCAAAGCAGAATCGCGTTGGGGTGTTCTCCATTCTTCGTCGCACCAGCTCCATTATCTGGCAGTCAACATTGACAGGGTTGTGTGCTCCTGGAGCCAGAAATTCTCTGCCAAGTAGCATGCAATAAAATTCATGCAAAAATGATAAGAAACCAGGAAGCAGAATGAAGATGATaattatatatgttatatatgtaatgatgattaaaaaattCTGGATTTTGTTAAATGCAATGATCTCAAGATAATTCCTGTAGATGATATTGTAAGAAGAATGGATTGCTGCTATGTTTCTGTGTTTGCATGATCTAGTAGGAAAGACACAtatctttcctttaaaaatttaCCAGAGAAACTGACTACAGTAAAACCTATTCATTAATACCTTTTATTTTGCAAACCCCTCTTATATATGACCCAAACAATTTTCATGGAACTATTTCAATGTGTAAAACACCATATTTACTACCTTCCCAACATGATTTATGGCCAACAGCTTATGCTCTATTATgattgttttggggttttttggttgttacAGAAGTTGTGGtgaaaagtattaaatatgttaaaaagaCTGTTTCTGGCCAAAGGTTTGTCCTATACTATAGCTTTCTCaagaaataacataaaacaagttaagtacattttgaaggggactgcttgttcattgggtcACTTGTCATTTTGACCCTAAACCATATTTCTCCAGCCATATCTACCACAAGGCTATCGAATCAATCCCAACATGACCCTATTCTCTTGTGGAAATATGCGTCACCCCTACACCAAAAGTTAAATTCATCTCAGCCCAAAAGATAAATTGATCATGTTTCCCCTACCTCCAAGAAgcattatttatatacacacacccttTACCAGACTCAGGATCACTTACGAGAAAATTTCATGGACTTTTTTGTTCACTTCTCGCATAGGCAAACCTTTGAGTTCTTGACAAGCCAACCAGAATCTGAAAATCAAATATCCTTTGATAATAAACTCAGTAAATCCTCCTGTTATTGCTTTATCTAGAGCATTTTTCCACATCTTTATCAGTgttatacataatatatataaaaaaatatttaggtcTCCACAAACTACACAAGGCCTTACTTGAGGTTTTCTCCGCTAAATTCTTTGTCCAAAAATTTGGTAAACTGGTCACGACCAGCAGGATCAAGCAAAAGCTCTTCTATGGAGAACGCCCACCGTTTCACACGCCTTTGAGGGATCTCTCGGGCATTCCTGGCCACAAAAATTTATATTGACATAACTctctaaaatgtatttttcatgaTCTCCCTTTGCATTACCATCACTAAAATTTCAGGTACTGagaaattctttaaaatgatGAAGCTACAGTTGTCcgactgatttaaaaaaaaaaaaaaaaaaaaaaaaagcagcaaaagagcATCCCCTCAAGATAGCTAAATCAagcaaagggagacaagtaTCTTTCACCTTTCTAACTACCAAGCTAAGCTCCCTTTAGATTTGAGATGAATAAAGCCCTGCTTTATTagaaaaactaaattttaaaagtcaGAAATTTTGGAACCAAATTTGATTAACACAAGCAACTCCTACAATGTGCGGTCTTGGTCCCAGGACTCAGTACTGTCAGAAATCCATGGGTTGGAAGGGTCAGGACTTGTAATAAAGGCATCAAATTCTGCATATTGCTGGAAGTAGGCTATGTAACTGAAACAAGACAAACTTCACTTACTAAAATGCCATTAACAATGAAGAATGTCGAATGGTAGCTGACAATCAAAGCCTGTGCATCTTGTCTTACTTCTAATCTCTCTTCTTCTTAGAATTCTCTTTTCCCCATCCTCCTGGATTTAAATGGTACctcctttttttaatactaaaCCACGCTAAGTAATCCAGAGGCACAATCAGCCTCATATACTCTCAGATTTGATTTGTGTTTCCatgagaaaacaacatcaacagaatttacaaacatttacataagATGTTTAACTCAGCCATAACCTGAAAACCACGGTacagttctttctttcaaacaatGCCAAACATTTATCTGCTGTTTTCTAGTGTACCAATCaagaataaaaaccaacaaaaaacaacaaattctcCAACCACTACTCTTCtctataataaaaatactataaTTATGGTGACATCTATTTTAAAGGTAATACCTTTCTGTGACTTTGGATATTTTTACCCGTCTCTTTTCAATTTTTCGTTTTAGTACATCAATCTgcaagaaaatgacatttttaaaaatgacagcTAAATTTCCATTATAAACCAACATTGACAATCACCATAAGAAAGCAAACATAATAATGCTGAGGCTTATTTGTTCCCAGCACTGTTACAgtgaaataaaacaactgaaGGAGCCACGCATGGCACATGACAGTATGGGTTGCAGGACACTTAACCACAAACTTTCCTAATGTCTTGATAGAAAGGTGCAATATTCTATCAAAACATCAATGAGACAAGGATAAATAACCCTGCAAGAAGGTAGTAGCTGGCAAGTATGTCTTTTTCTTGACCAGCTACAGGTCTCCCAGATCTATAAAAGTTAAGGCAACAGCAACAGCACTGCACTAGTTTCTAACCTCCTAAAGAACCACCAACAAAAGAGCCAGCTGTATTTGACAGTCTGAAAACAGGTAATGTTCACAAGATGCAGGGCTACTCCCCTTTTGGTGAAGTGTCACTAGCCACTCGGGCATGTTTCTGACGATTGTGGACTGGTAACTTTGGTTTAGAACGAGCGAgtgcacacacagatatatacacacacacaggcatataTACCTTCATACATGTTAGAAATAAGGCTTGAAAACATCTTATAACTGGCAACTTCTCTAATTTAgggaaaaacaacaaatacattgGCATTTGCAAGTAACACCAATTAGAAAGCATTTTTGCACATAAAGACACTATGGCTGTTGCATATCCAAGACCTCTTTACACCCAATGCCTTTGCAAAAATACtaattatgtacatttttattcacagatgtcacagttttaacattttcctGTTCTTTCTTGTGGACACAGCAAAACAGtgtctattgttttcttttaatgctatgttttaaaacaactgtGTGGCTGGTCTGCATTTGCTAAAGGGGTGCATGAGTGTTGATTTCTGTTCAAAGGAATCCAGAATTTAATAGGCAAAAAGAATATAACAATCAGACATGAGATACAGTGCTGCACAAGATGTGGTCAAGGGCTAGTAGCCGTAAACTCATTTGTGCAAATACATTTCCTGCACACTGCTTAATCTTACAAAGTAAAGTGTTGCCCTTCCTGTATGTGTGTCCTCTATACCAATTCGCTGTCCAGTCTGAACCAAATTTTGCTGGAGTACTTTTCCTGACTAGGGAAAGGTCACAGACTATGTTTATTAGTGGTATTTTGGCAAGAATTAAAGGTTTATGGTCATTATtgcatgataaaaaaaaaaaacaaaaaaacaaaaaaagacatactGATGGGAGGTAACTCTCTCAGCAGCATAAAAATCTGTGACTTGAAGTCCCTTTGAAAAGTTCACGTGAGAAGACATAGTCGCAAACGATTACTTATTGTCTATCCCAAACCACACATTTATATCTTTctcaaagaaagtgaaaatctaatttgtgattatttactgtttgttaAAGTGATCTCTCATGTGACAGTCAAATCAACTGTAAAATAGTCTTTGACTCTGAGCTTTATTGGCCTCTGGATATTCATGACTcgctttgaaagaaaaacattttacatcaaTACTTACATCATGTCTTATAGAATCTGTGGGGTTGTGCAAATCAGCTTCGGAGACACTTGGACTTATTCTCCCTCCTGGAACAGCATAGTTTGGCTGCACACACCCAACACATCAAAATCTTTCAGCGGGAGACTTTTGACTTAAATCACACCAGGAGGTAAGAATACATGGTACCTATCAGTGCTTGAgttgcaaataaacaaatatcacaatgaatctttttctgattttgtctCATTACTTTGGCCCATTTGGACCAAAGATACTTCTGTGTACttaaggattaaaaaaagtgtttatgtgAGAAATGATGATAAACAGTGTATGAAGAAAGAG from Pomacea canaliculata isolate SZHN2017 linkage group LG8, ASM307304v1, whole genome shotgun sequence encodes the following:
- the LOC112569795 gene encoding regulator of G-protein signaling 7-like isoform X2, whose translation is MAHRHSKRSESLPSTLPTNGQYNHEDNPNHLVYKKMEAIIERMQDECTGVPVRTVKSFMSKVPSVFTGADLISWMMRNLDVEDTVEALHLAHLMASHGYFFPIDDHMLTVKNDNTYYRFQTPCFWPSRCGEPENTDYAVYLCKRTMQNKQRLELADYEAENLARLQKMFSRKWEFIFMQAEAQAKVDKKRDKLERKVLDSQERAFWDVHRPVPGCVNTTEVDIKKACRMNRHSKMSRPNYAVPGGRISPSVSEADLHNPTDSIRHDIDVLKRKIEKRRVKISKVTESYIAYFQQYAEFDAFITSPDPSNPWISDSTESWDQDRTLNAREIPQRRVKRWAFSIEELLLDPAGRDQFTKFLDKEFSGENLKFWLACQELKGLPMREVNKKVHEIFSEFLAPGAHNPVNVDCQIMELVRRRMENTPTRFCFEEAQDHIFKLMKSDSYSRYLRSDQYKEFLSGTRKKGFHTSSEILRR
- the LOC112569795 gene encoding regulator of G-protein signaling 7-like isoform X4, whose product is MEAIIERMQDECTGVPVRTVKSFMSKVPSVFTGADLISWMMRNLDVEDTVEALHLAHLMASHGYFFPIDDHMLTVKNDNTYYRFQTPCFWPSRCGEPENTDYAVYLCKRTMQNKQRLELADYEAENLARLQKMFSRKWEFIFMQAEAQAKVDKKRDKLERKVLDSQERAFWDVHRPVPGCVNTTEVDIKKACRMNRHSKMSRPNYAVPGGRISPSVSEADLHNPTDSIRHDIDVLKRKIEKRRVKISKVTESYIAYFQQYAEFDAFITSPDPSNPWISDSTESWDQDRTLNAREIPQRRVKRWAFSIEELLLDPAGRDQFTKFLDKEFSGENLKFWLACQELKGLPMREVNKKVHEIFSEFLAPGAHNPVNVDCQIMELVRRRMENTPTRFCFEEAQDHIFKLMKSDSYSRYLRSDQYKEFLSGTRKKLTRSIIPKLPSLSIGGT